From a single Pseudomonas triticicola genomic region:
- a CDS encoding NADH:flavin oxidoreductase/NADH oxidase: MSLLLEPFTLRQLTLPNRIAVSPMCQYSSVDGLANDWHLVHLGSRAVGGAGLVFTEATAVTADGRITAEDLGLWNDEQIEPLQRITRFITAQGAVAGIQLAHAGRKASTHRPWIGKHGSVKPEDGGWTPVGPSPIAFDPQHTQPKQLDEGQIAEVIQAFVDAAKRALTAGFSVVEVHAAHGYLLHQFLSPLSNQRRDQYGGSFENRIRLVLQVTEAVRAVWPEELPVFVRVSATDWVEDGWNPDETVELARRLHTLGADLIDVSSGGTAANAEIPVGPGYQTRFAERVRKESGIATGTVGMITEPAQAEHILRTCQADIIFLARELLRDPYWPLHADDDLGGRKAVWPAQYQRATHRDQPIHESDLRD; encoded by the coding sequence ATGAGTCTGCTGCTTGAACCCTTTACCCTGCGCCAACTGACCCTGCCCAACCGCATCGCCGTGTCGCCGATGTGCCAGTACTCCAGCGTCGACGGCCTGGCCAACGACTGGCACCTGGTTCACCTGGGCAGCCGCGCGGTGGGCGGTGCCGGTCTGGTTTTCACCGAAGCCACGGCGGTGACCGCCGACGGGCGTATCACCGCCGAAGACCTTGGCCTGTGGAACGACGAACAGATCGAACCGCTGCAACGCATCACTCGCTTCATCACCGCCCAGGGCGCGGTCGCCGGCATTCAGCTGGCCCACGCCGGGCGCAAGGCCAGCACCCACCGGCCGTGGATCGGCAAGCATGGCAGCGTCAAACCCGAGGATGGCGGCTGGACCCCGGTCGGGCCATCGCCGATTGCTTTCGACCCGCAACACACTCAACCGAAGCAACTGGATGAGGGGCAGATCGCCGAAGTGATTCAGGCTTTCGTCGACGCGGCCAAACGCGCGCTGACGGCGGGGTTCAGCGTGGTCGAGGTGCATGCCGCGCATGGCTATCTGCTGCATCAGTTTCTCTCGCCGCTGAGCAATCAACGCCGCGATCAGTACGGTGGTTCGTTCGAAAATCGCATTCGCCTGGTGCTGCAAGTCACTGAAGCGGTGAGGGCGGTATGGCCGGAGGAACTGCCAGTGTTTGTCCGCGTCTCGGCGACCGATTGGGTCGAAGACGGCTGGAATCCGGACGAAACCGTGGAACTGGCGCGTCGCCTTCACACGCTGGGCGCCGATCTCATTGACGTGTCTTCAGGAGGGACAGCTGCAAACGCGGAAATTCCGGTCGGACCCGGTTATCAGACGCGCTTTGCCGAGCGGGTACGCAAAGAGTCAGGCATTGCCACCGGCACTGTCGGCATGATTACCGAGCCTGCCCAGGCCGAGCACATTCTGCGTACCTGTCAGGCCGATATCATTTTCCTCGCCCGAGAGCTGCTGCGCGATCCGTACTGGCCGCTGCACGCCGACGATGATCTGGGTGGGCGCAAAGCAGTGTGGCCGGCGCAGTATCAGCGCGCGACCCATCGGGATCAGCCCATTCATGAGTCGGATTTGCGTGATTGA
- a CDS encoding glucan biosynthesis protein D translates to MHRRNLLKASMAIAAYTGLSASGLLAARAWAANGGAADGEAQAFDFEALKRQAKQLAGNAYQDTKQVLPPTLATMTPQNFNAIRYDGEHSLWKENKGQLDVQFFHVGMGFRQPVRMYSVDPKTRMAREVHFRPALFNYENTSVDTQQLKGDLGFAGFKLFKAPELDRHDVVSFLGASYFRAVDATGQYGLSARGLAIDTYAKKREEFPDFTKFWFETPDKNATRFVVYALLDSPSATGAYRFDIDCQAERVVMEIDAHINARTTIEQLGVAPMTSMFSCGTHERRMCDTIHPQIHDSDRLAMWRGNGEWICRPLNNPATLQFNAFADKDPKGFGLVQTDHEFANYQDTVDWYSKRPSLWVEPTTAWGEGSIDLLEIPTTGETLDNIVAFWTPKKPVAAGDSLNYGYKLYWSALPPVGTPLARVHATRSGMGGFTEGWAPGEHYPPVWARRFAVDFTGGGLERLPQGTGIEPVITCSNGKVQDFSVLVLDDIKGYRILFDWYPTNDSVEPVELRLFIRTNDRTLSETWLYQYFPPAPDKRKYP, encoded by the coding sequence ATGCACCGCAGGAATTTGCTCAAAGCGTCCATGGCCATTGCGGCCTATACCGGTCTTTCCGCGTCGGGTCTGTTGGCCGCTCGCGCCTGGGCGGCCAATGGTGGCGCCGCCGATGGCGAGGCCCAGGCCTTCGATTTCGAAGCGTTGAAGCGTCAGGCCAAGCAGCTCGCCGGCAATGCCTATCAGGATACGAAACAGGTGTTGCCGCCAACCCTGGCGACCATGACTCCGCAGAATTTCAATGCGATCCGCTACGACGGCGAGCATTCCCTGTGGAAGGAAAACAAAGGTCAGCTGGACGTGCAGTTTTTCCACGTCGGCATGGGTTTCCGTCAGCCGGTGCGCATGTACAGCGTTGATCCGAAGACGCGCATGGCGCGCGAGGTGCATTTCCGCCCGGCGCTATTCAATTATGAGAACACTTCGGTCGACACCCAGCAGCTCAAGGGCGATCTGGGTTTTGCCGGCTTCAAACTGTTCAAGGCACCGGAGCTGGATCGGCATGACGTGGTGTCGTTTCTCGGCGCCAGCTATTTCCGTGCGGTCGATGCTACTGGCCAATATGGCCTCTCCGCGCGCGGCCTGGCCATTGATACCTACGCGAAGAAGCGCGAAGAGTTTCCCGACTTCACCAAGTTCTGGTTCGAGACGCCGGACAAGAACGCCACGCGTTTTGTGGTCTACGCCCTGCTCGACTCGCCGAGCGCCACTGGCGCGTATCGCTTCGACATCGACTGCCAGGCCGAGCGCGTGGTGATGGAAATCGACGCGCACATCAACGCGCGTACCACCATCGAACAACTGGGCGTGGCGCCGATGACCAGCATGTTCAGCTGCGGCACCCACGAACGGCGCATGTGCGACACCATTCACCCGCAAATCCACGACTCCGATCGCCTGGCAATGTGGCGTGGCAATGGCGAGTGGATCTGCCGTCCGTTGAACAACCCGGCGACGCTGCAATTCAACGCATTTGCCGACAAGGACCCGAAGGGTTTCGGCCTGGTGCAGACCGACCACGAATTCGCCAACTATCAGGACACTGTCGACTGGTACAGCAAGCGCCCGAGCCTGTGGGTAGAACCGACAACCGCCTGGGGCGAAGGCTCTATCGATCTGCTGGAAATTCCTACGACCGGCGAGACGCTGGATAACATCGTCGCGTTCTGGACGCCGAAGAAACCCGTGGCTGCCGGTGATTCGCTGAACTACGGATACAAGCTGTACTGGAGCGCGCTGCCACCGGTCGGCACGCCACTGGCGCGAGTGCACGCGACGCGTTCGGGCATGGGCGGTTTCACCGAGGGCTGGGCGCCGGGTGAGCACTACCCGCCAGTCTGGGCGCGCCGTTTTGCCGTCGACTTCACCGGTGGCGGCCTTGAGCGCCTGCCACAGGGCACCGGGATCGAGCCAGTGATTACCTGTTCCAACGGCAAGGTGCAGGACTTCAGCGTGCTGGTGCTGGATGACATCAAGGGTTATCGGATCCTGTTCGATTGGTACCCGACCAATGACAGCGTCGAGCCAGTGGAACTGCGCCTGTTCATTCGCACCAATGACCGCACGTTGAGCGAGACCTGGTTGTACCAGTACTTCCCGCCGGCGCCGGACAAGCGTAAATACCCTTGA